The Alicyclobacillus vulcanalis genome has a window encoding:
- a CDS encoding DUF47 domain-containing protein — protein MSKLAQWLRPNESRFFALLEAQARQAQRGVHLLGEIVEREPGEADLRQYAEQMRGLEQEGDAIRRQVIEELVRSFMTPIDREDIYDLSRSLDDILDYAHTTVQEFLVYAIPFERAIREMAGALREGVDALTEAVMGLVKPGPQVHAAIVRAKKMENRMEELYRESNAELFLSQDVHHIFRMREVYRHLSNAADRLDRAADMVGSILIKGMG, from the coding sequence ATGAGCAAGTTGGCGCAGTGGCTTCGCCCGAATGAGTCGAGGTTTTTTGCGCTCCTGGAGGCGCAGGCGCGTCAGGCGCAGCGGGGCGTGCATTTGCTTGGAGAAATCGTGGAACGAGAGCCGGGGGAGGCTGATCTGCGCCAATACGCGGAGCAGATGCGCGGTTTGGAGCAGGAGGGCGACGCGATCCGGCGACAGGTCATCGAGGAGTTGGTGCGCAGCTTCATGACGCCGATCGACCGGGAGGACATCTACGATCTCTCGCGGAGTCTGGATGATATTTTGGACTACGCGCACACGACGGTGCAGGAGTTTTTGGTCTACGCGATCCCGTTCGAGCGGGCGATTCGGGAGATGGCGGGCGCGCTGCGAGAAGGGGTGGACGCGCTGACGGAGGCGGTGATGGGACTGGTGAAGCCTGGGCCGCAGGTGCATGCGGCCATTGTTCGCGCGAAGAAGATGGAGAACCGCATGGAGGAGCTGTACCGGGAGTCGAACGCGGAGCTGTTTCTCAGCCAGGATGTGCACCACATTTTCCGGATGCGCGAGGTGTACCGGCACCTGAGCAACGCGGCGGATCGGCTTGATCGGGCGGCAGACATGGTGGGCAGCATTCTGATCAAGGGGATGGGGTGA
- the glpK gene encoding glycerol kinase GlpK, producing the protein MERRTYILAFDQGTTSSRAILFDRAGRVHSVAQKEFTQIYPKPGWVEHDPMEIWGTQSGVAREVLEKAAVSPEQVAAIGITNQRETTLVWEKATGKPVYNAIVWQDRRMADLCEKLKEEGHAEKIREKTGLVIDAYFSGTKIKWILDHVDGARERAERGELLFGTVDSWLVWNLTRGKAHVTDFTNASRTMLFNIHTLDWDDELLELLGIPRAMLPQVRPSSEVYGYTDEHTFGGAKIPIAGMAGDQQAALFGQTCVEPGMVKNTYGTGCFMLMNTGEKPVASASGLLTTIAWGLDGKVTYALEGSVFIAGAAIQWLRDGLRFFDTAADSEYFAAKVEDTGGVYVVPAFAGLGAPYWDMYARGAIFGLTRGTRKEHIIRATLESLAYQTKDILDAMQRDSGIELKSLRVDGGAVANNLLMQFQADILGVPVERPQITESTALGAAYLAGLAVGFWSKDDLRQHGGIERRFEPQMDDATRARLYRGWQRAVERTKGWELDNPDE; encoded by the coding sequence ATGGAACGGCGTACGTATATCCTCGCCTTCGACCAAGGTACAACCAGCTCCCGCGCGATTCTGTTCGATCGCGCCGGTAGGGTTCATAGCGTCGCCCAAAAAGAGTTCACGCAAATCTACCCAAAGCCGGGCTGGGTCGAGCACGATCCCATGGAAATCTGGGGGACCCAGAGCGGCGTGGCGCGCGAGGTGCTCGAAAAGGCCGCGGTTTCCCCCGAGCAAGTGGCTGCCATCGGCATCACCAACCAGCGGGAAACCACCTTGGTGTGGGAGAAGGCCACAGGAAAACCTGTTTACAACGCGATTGTCTGGCAGGATCGGCGCATGGCCGATCTGTGCGAGAAATTGAAAGAGGAAGGGCACGCCGAAAAGATCCGTGAAAAGACGGGCCTTGTCATTGACGCTTACTTCTCAGGCACCAAGATCAAGTGGATTCTCGATCACGTCGACGGTGCGCGTGAGCGCGCCGAGCGCGGAGAGCTGTTGTTTGGCACGGTGGATTCCTGGCTCGTCTGGAATTTGACGCGCGGCAAGGCCCACGTCACGGACTTCACGAACGCATCGCGCACGATGCTGTTCAACATTCACACCTTGGATTGGGACGACGAATTGCTCGAACTGCTAGGTATCCCGCGTGCGATGCTGCCGCAGGTGCGGCCTTCCTCTGAGGTGTACGGATATACCGATGAGCATACGTTTGGGGGGGCGAAAATCCCGATTGCTGGGATGGCAGGAGACCAGCAAGCCGCGCTCTTCGGTCAAACGTGCGTTGAGCCTGGCATGGTCAAAAACACGTACGGCACAGGCTGTTTCATGCTGATGAACACGGGTGAGAAGCCGGTCGCTTCCGCGTCAGGCTTGTTGACCACCATCGCTTGGGGGCTTGACGGCAAGGTGACGTATGCGCTTGAGGGCAGCGTCTTCATCGCGGGTGCGGCCATTCAATGGCTGCGCGATGGGCTCCGCTTCTTCGACACGGCGGCGGACTCGGAGTACTTTGCAGCGAAAGTGGAAGACACCGGCGGCGTGTACGTCGTGCCTGCGTTTGCTGGACTCGGTGCGCCTTACTGGGACATGTACGCGCGCGGAGCCATCTTCGGCCTGACGCGAGGCACGCGAAAAGAGCATATCATTCGGGCTACCCTTGAGTCGCTCGCCTATCAGACCAAGGACATCCTGGACGCCATGCAGCGCGATTCGGGAATTGAACTGAAGTCGCTGCGGGTGGATGGCGGCGCCGTGGCCAACAATCTTCTGATGCAATTCCAGGCCGATATTCTCGGCGTACCCGTCGAGCGCCCCCAGATAACCGAATCGACGGCTCTCGGAGCGGCGTACCTCGCCGGCCTGGCGGTCGGATTCTGGTCCAAGGACGACCTGCGCCAGCACGGCGGTATTGAGCGGCGTTTCGAACCGCAGATGGATGACGCCACCCGAGCGCGCCTCTACCGAGGTTGGCAGCGCGCCGTCGAGCGCACGAAGGGTTGGGAGCTGGACAATCCTGACGAATGA
- a CDS encoding inorganic phosphate transporter, with protein sequence MHIIMAYALVAVFAAFSGLNDGGNLLAVLVSSRMLPIAVAVLEIGVGIFVAPFLIGTRVAHTIGAGILPLQDITLPVVTAVLAATLVTLLGCYTTKVPTSITFALVGAMGGVGVVMLGVRRVHWASLGQVAGALILTVSVAGLVGFGLHLGLRRFLAQLSARAGRIALWSELVTSACVCIGYGANDAEKTLALLALTRELGATRGPHLFIAPWMIAASTAAFLAGLLLGGWRVARTIQGHVFRIRPIHAVMNELATATVVIAASSLGGPVSTTQALDSSLVGVGASAHARRVRWRVVRKMAGVWVMTMPLAFVVGCATGQLFVWGGYR encoded by the coding sequence GTGCATATCATCATGGCATACGCGCTCGTGGCCGTCTTCGCGGCTTTCTCTGGATTGAACGATGGCGGCAATTTGCTCGCGGTGCTTGTCAGCTCTCGCATGCTGCCCATCGCGGTGGCTGTGCTAGAGATCGGCGTGGGGATATTTGTCGCGCCCTTCCTCATAGGCACGCGCGTCGCTCATACCATCGGGGCGGGTATCTTGCCGCTTCAGGACATCACCCTGCCCGTGGTGACGGCCGTCCTCGCGGCTACGCTTGTTACGCTGCTCGGCTGTTACACCACGAAAGTGCCGACGAGCATCACCTTCGCCTTGGTCGGGGCGATGGGCGGTGTGGGCGTCGTGATGCTCGGTGTGCGGCGCGTGCATTGGGCGAGCTTGGGCCAGGTGGCCGGCGCCCTCATTCTCACCGTGAGCGTGGCGGGGCTCGTGGGCTTTGGCCTTCATCTCGGCCTGCGGAGGTTTTTGGCGCAACTTTCTGCGCGCGCCGGGCGGATCGCGCTTTGGTCCGAGCTGGTGACGTCTGCATGCGTCTGCATAGGATACGGAGCGAACGACGCCGAAAAGACACTCGCGCTCCTGGCCTTGACACGCGAACTCGGTGCGACGCGTGGGCCGCACCTCTTCATTGCGCCGTGGATGATCGCGGCTTCAACCGCTGCCTTTCTCGCAGGCCTCCTGCTCGGAGGCTGGCGCGTGGCGCGGACCATCCAGGGCCACGTCTTTCGCATACGGCCCATCCACGCGGTGATGAACGAGCTCGCGACGGCGACCGTCGTGATCGCGGCGTCGAGCTTGGGCGGGCCGGTGAGCACCACGCAGGCGCTCGACAGCTCTCTCGTGGGCGTGGGGGCGAGCGCGCACGCGAGGCGCGTGCGATGGCGGGTCGTGCGGAAGATGGCGGGCGTGTGGGTCATGACCATGCCGCTCGCGTTCGTGGTTGGTTGCGCGACGGGACAACTGTTTGTGTGGGGGGGATATCGATGA
- a CDS encoding peptide ABC transporter substrate-binding protein yields the protein MKHKRRKYAWGVATLSVLTAAGLAAGCSTTTSPATSHAPSTKGVQAAADVTPAQKGGTLIVALPAGASITWYIPIVNASNNSLYNARLISCLYPGLIYINDQYKIDWQDSFASKITYNSAGTVYTVYLKKDWKWSDGQPVTADDVLFDYDVFAATSANNAPKPWPNTAAGSGGVPDNIRSVKKLDNYTIQITLKKPVNQQWFIYNGIGLLAPIPKHAWDKYPNNMTQEITYLGKEAQDASFVNVVDGPFKLQSAKQNQAWTLVPNPTFGGHKSTLDKLVFQYEASTAAEFAALRSGTIGIGYLDWSMWDSRQQLIQQGYTVQPAYSFAYDFIELNMLKGSPLYSAFSDLRVRQALEMAIDQDSINKDIFHGYAPPLYGPIPSTPKTQFFDPKLSKPLYPFNLQKAAALLDQAGWKLQNGVRTKDGVQLSFDMLVPSGEQTALLEAELVQQDWKSIGVVANLKQMPLSEEFSVMGSGDPKKWEAASGTGIIYGGSYPSGELLFKPGGLDNFGFDDPALDKLIDKTTNPEPSLQATLKDFYAYEELTAKDLPVLWVNVPAGIRVVAKNVHNVNDETMNPVVGVPLYNYIWMSH from the coding sequence ATGAAACACAAGAGGAGAAAGTATGCATGGGGGGTCGCAACACTCTCTGTTCTCACGGCTGCAGGGCTGGCTGCAGGATGCTCGACCACAACTTCTCCAGCCACTTCACACGCGCCTTCGACGAAAGGCGTCCAAGCAGCCGCAGATGTCACGCCTGCGCAAAAGGGAGGCACCCTCATCGTCGCGCTGCCCGCGGGTGCATCCATCACATGGTACATTCCAATTGTCAATGCCTCCAACAACAGCTTGTACAACGCACGACTCATCAGCTGCCTGTATCCTGGATTGATTTACATCAACGATCAATACAAGATTGACTGGCAGGATTCGTTTGCCAGCAAAATCACGTACAACTCTGCAGGCACGGTCTACACCGTTTATCTCAAGAAAGATTGGAAATGGTCGGATGGCCAGCCGGTGACGGCCGACGACGTGCTCTTCGACTACGATGTGTTTGCTGCGACCAGCGCGAACAACGCGCCCAAACCATGGCCCAACACCGCCGCTGGGTCCGGTGGCGTGCCCGACAACATTCGCAGCGTTAAGAAATTGGATAACTACACGATTCAGATCACCCTCAAAAAACCCGTCAACCAACAGTGGTTCATTTACAACGGTATAGGGCTGTTGGCTCCGATCCCGAAGCACGCTTGGGACAAATATCCGAACAACATGACGCAGGAAATTACGTACCTTGGGAAAGAAGCCCAAGACGCTAGCTTTGTGAACGTTGTGGATGGGCCCTTCAAGCTGCAAAGCGCCAAGCAGAATCAGGCTTGGACCCTCGTGCCCAACCCCACCTTCGGCGGACATAAGAGCACCTTAGACAAGCTCGTTTTTCAATATGAAGCGTCCACTGCTGCCGAGTTCGCGGCTCTGCGCTCCGGCACCATCGGTATCGGCTACCTCGACTGGAGCATGTGGGACTCTCGTCAGCAACTGATTCAGCAAGGGTATACGGTACAACCTGCCTATTCGTTCGCCTATGACTTCATCGAATTGAATATGTTGAAAGGATCGCCCTTGTACTCCGCGTTTTCCGACCTGCGCGTCCGCCAAGCGCTTGAGATGGCGATCGACCAGGACAGCATCAACAAAGACATCTTTCACGGGTACGCACCGCCTTTGTATGGACCTATTCCGTCGACTCCGAAGACCCAGTTCTTCGATCCGAAGTTGTCAAAGCCGCTGTATCCGTTTAACCTGCAAAAAGCTGCGGCCCTCTTGGACCAAGCCGGTTGGAAACTTCAAAACGGTGTTCGGACCAAGGATGGCGTCCAGCTGTCATTCGATATGCTGGTCCCGTCTGGGGAGCAAACGGCCCTGTTGGAAGCCGAACTCGTCCAGCAGGATTGGAAGAGCATTGGCGTCGTGGCCAATCTGAAGCAGATGCCGCTGTCCGAGGAGTTCAGCGTGATGGGGAGTGGCGACCCGAAAAAATGGGAGGCCGCGTCGGGCACCGGGATTATCTATGGCGGCTCGTACCCGTCGGGAGAACTACTGTTTAAACCTGGAGGGTTAGACAACTTCGGCTTCGACGATCCTGCTTTGGATAAGCTCATCGACAAGACGACGAACCCTGAACCATCGTTGCAAGCGACGCTAAAGGATTTCTATGCCTATGAGGAACTCACAGCTAAGGATTTGCCGGTGTTGTGGGTGAATGTACCAGCAGGCATCCGCGTGGTGGCCAAGAACGTCCATAACGTGAACGACGAAACGATGAACCCTGTCGTGGGTGTCCCTCTCTACAACTACATTTGGATGTCCCACTGA
- a CDS encoding MerR family transcriptional regulator → MGREKQWSIEAVAERLGITPRTLHYYEEMGLIPEVARTPGGHRVYDEDVIERVEHILRLKDALGYSLQEIRAILEVEDQLRAYRERITSGESPALNARMLAESARLLEGVVNQIDEKMARLAAMRERYVERLTRIRARLELESSQDPPTD, encoded by the coding sequence ATGGGACGGGAAAAACAATGGAGCATCGAGGCCGTGGCGGAGCGGCTCGGGATTACGCCCCGAACGCTCCATTATTACGAGGAGATGGGCCTGATTCCCGAAGTGGCCCGCACGCCTGGTGGCCACCGCGTGTACGACGAGGACGTGATCGAGCGCGTGGAACACATCCTGAGGTTGAAAGACGCGCTCGGCTACTCCCTGCAGGAGATACGGGCCATCCTCGAGGTCGAAGACCAGCTGAGGGCCTACCGCGAGCGGATCACCTCGGGAGAATCGCCGGCGCTGAACGCTCGCATGTTGGCCGAGTCGGCCCGGCTGCTCGAGGGCGTGGTGAATCAGATTGACGAGAAGATGGCCCGCCTCGCGGCGATGCGCGAGCGGTACGTCGAGCGGTTGACGCGCATTCGAGCGAGGCTCGAACTCGAATCGTCCCAGGACCCTCCCACAGACTGA